One segment of Methylotenera versatilis 79 DNA contains the following:
- a CDS encoding glycogen/starch/alpha-glucan phosphorylase, giving the protein MKNTTKPAKKETTVLPKLTPIKQALQNHLIFSCFKTDKVATARDWYHTAAYTVRDHVVERWVRTSASYYDHDPKRVYYLSLEFLIGRMLTNAALNLGIKDELSDSLGALGRSMEAAAEMENDAALGNGGLGRLAACFLDSMATMDIPATGYGIRYEYGMFKQSIEHGQQMENPDNWLRYGNVWEFQRPEATYDIKFYGHVVPVNDEHGVRHHWCKAQHVVAMAYDIPVPGYGTDTVNNLRLWSAKATKDFDLHQFNDGNYEQSVEERTDSETISKVLYPNDSSASGRELRLKQQYFFVSASIQDILRRFTTTREVKTEKDWADLPNKVAIQLNDTHPAIGVAEMMHQLVDIHGLAWNFAWDLVVKIFAYTNHTLMPEALETWSVDLFGSLLPRHLEIIYEINKQFITMVNHHFPGDTDLIRRVSIIDETHGRRVRMAHLAVVGSHTVNGVAALHSELLKTTLFADFNKIYPNKLTNVTNGITPRRWLNQANPQLTSLITKAIGDGFQKDLTQLVKLTPLADDKDFRKAFRAVKQDRKLRLAHKIEAVTGVKLNPDSLFDVQIKRIHEYKRQLLNVLHVITLYNRIRHGEKDITPRTVIFGGKAAPGYWMAKLIIRLINDVAAIVNDDPVVGDKLKVVFYPNYEVSAAEILFPGSDLSEQISTAGTEASGTGNMKMALNGALTIGTLDGANVEIKEEVGDENIFIFGLTTPQVAETKAKGYNPRDYYYQNPALREVLDMIGSGFFSLEEPSRYQAIVDSLLNNDNYLLLADYASYIACQDEVSSVYQDQEEWSRRAILNVARMAKFSSDRTICEYADKIWQVKSLKQK; this is encoded by the coding sequence ATGAAAAACACGACTAAACCTGCAAAAAAAGAAACCACCGTTTTGCCCAAATTAACGCCTATTAAACAGGCGTTACAAAACCACTTAATCTTCTCATGCTTTAAGACAGACAAGGTTGCGACGGCCAGAGATTGGTATCACACCGCTGCTTACACCGTGCGCGATCATGTGGTTGAGCGTTGGGTTAGAACGTCTGCATCCTATTATGATCATGACCCTAAACGTGTTTATTACCTCTCATTAGAGTTTTTAATTGGTCGCATGCTGACAAACGCTGCACTTAATTTGGGCATTAAAGATGAGTTAAGCGACAGTTTAGGTGCATTAGGTCGCAGCATGGAGGCCGCCGCAGAAATGGAAAATGATGCGGCTTTGGGAAATGGTGGTTTAGGTCGTTTAGCTGCTTGCTTTTTAGATTCAATGGCCACCATGGATATACCTGCGACTGGCTACGGTATTCGCTATGAATACGGTATGTTCAAACAATCTATTGAGCACGGCCAACAAATGGAAAACCCAGATAATTGGCTACGTTACGGCAATGTGTGGGAATTTCAACGTCCAGAGGCTACATACGATATTAAGTTTTATGGGCACGTAGTGCCAGTGAACGATGAGCATGGCGTGAGGCATCATTGGTGCAAGGCACAACATGTTGTTGCGATGGCCTATGATATTCCCGTGCCAGGCTACGGAACTGATACCGTCAATAATCTAAGGCTTTGGAGCGCGAAAGCGACGAAAGACTTCGATTTGCACCAATTTAACGATGGCAATTATGAGCAATCGGTAGAAGAGCGCACTGATTCGGAGACGATTTCAAAAGTCTTATATCCTAACGATTCATCTGCATCCGGGCGTGAGTTGCGATTAAAGCAACAATATTTCTTCGTATCAGCTTCTATTCAAGATATTCTGCGTCGATTTACCACCACGCGTGAGGTGAAAACGGAGAAAGACTGGGCTGATCTGCCAAACAAAGTCGCCATCCAGCTTAACGACACCCATCCAGCGATTGGTGTGGCGGAAATGATGCATCAACTGGTTGATATTCATGGCTTGGCATGGAATTTTGCTTGGGATTTAGTTGTTAAGATATTTGCTTACACTAATCATACTTTAATGCCAGAAGCGCTTGAAACTTGGTCTGTGGACTTGTTCGGTAGTTTGCTGCCGCGTCATCTGGAAATTATCTACGAAATCAATAAGCAGTTTATCACCATGGTGAATCATCATTTTCCTGGCGATACAGACCTCATCAGACGTGTTTCGATTATTGATGAAACGCATGGCCGCCGCGTACGCATGGCACATTTGGCGGTAGTTGGCAGTCATACAGTGAACGGCGTGGCAGCTTTGCATAGCGAATTATTAAAAACCACACTGTTTGCTGATTTCAATAAAATCTACCCGAACAAACTTACCAATGTGACGAATGGGATTACGCCGCGTCGCTGGTTGAATCAAGCTAATCCGCAACTGACTAGCTTAATTACTAAAGCCATTGGCGATGGCTTTCAAAAAGATTTGACGCAACTGGTTAAGTTAACGCCTTTAGCCGATGATAAAGACTTCCGTAAAGCATTTCGTGCAGTAAAACAGGATAGGAAGTTACGCCTGGCGCATAAAATTGAGGCGGTGACAGGTGTTAAGTTGAATCCTGATTCATTGTTTGATGTGCAAATTAAGCGCATTCACGAATATAAGCGCCAGCTACTGAATGTGTTGCATGTGATTACGCTTTATAACCGTATTCGACATGGTGAAAAAGATATCACGCCACGCACCGTCATATTCGGCGGTAAAGCGGCTCCAGGTTATTGGATGGCGAAACTGATTATTCGATTGATTAATGATGTCGCGGCTATCGTGAATGACGACCCAGTTGTCGGTGACAAGCTCAAAGTCGTGTTCTATCCCAACTATGAAGTCTCTGCCGCTGAAATTCTATTTCCGGGCAGCGATTTATCTGAGCAAATTTCCACAGCAGGTACCGAGGCAAGTGGTACTGGTAATATGAAAATGGCGTTAAATGGCGCGTTAACTATTGGTACGTTGGACGGCGCCAATGTGGAAATTAAAGAAGAAGTCGGTGACGAGAATATTTTCATCTTTGGTTTAACCACGCCGCAAGTGGCAGAAACTAAGGCGAAAGGCTATAACCCACGCGATTATTACTATCAAAACCCAGCGTTAAGAGAAGTGTTAGATATGATTGGTAGCGGCTTCTTTTCGCTGGAAGAGCCAAGTCGCTATCAAGCAATTGTGGATAGTTTGTTAAATAATGACAATTATCTATTGCTCGCCGATTACGCGAGTTATATCGCTTGCCAAGATGAAGTGTCCAGCGTTTATCAAGATCAAGAAGAGTGGTCGCGTCGTGCTATCTTAAACGTGGCGCGCATGGCCAAATTTTCTAGCGATAGAACGATTTGTGAATATGCGGACAAAATATGGCAAGTTAAATCACTCAAGCAAAAATAA
- the sixA gene encoding phosphohistidine phosphatase SixA codes for MTEKLALTKVSHTKFEQIKFDNIIVWRHAEAEPADFELGENDDARQLTHKGQSQAKRMARWLKQHLPDETRMICSPAVRALQTAEALDDKIQLHDALKPSASLADVLAVLIQLQHQKNPPKNVLIVGHQPWMGQLVSYLFEQAEASAGRANRENNTSIKKGAVWWLRLHSNDNHLTTNRRYKLFTLQTPSLL; via the coding sequence ATGACCGAAAAATTAGCATTAACTAAAGTTAGTCATACTAAGTTTGAGCAAATTAAGTTTGACAATATCATCGTCTGGCGCCACGCAGAGGCAGAACCAGCAGATTTTGAGCTGGGCGAAAATGATGATGCGCGCCAATTAACGCATAAAGGACAGTCGCAAGCCAAACGTATGGCGCGTTGGCTAAAACAACATTTGCCGGATGAAACGCGAATGATTTGCAGCCCAGCCGTGCGTGCGCTGCAAACTGCAGAAGCATTGGATGATAAGATTCAATTACATGATGCATTAAAACCCAGCGCTAGTTTGGCGGATGTATTAGCTGTTTTAATACAACTTCAACATCAAAAAAATCCGCCTAAAAATGTGTTAATCGTTGGGCATCAACCATGGATGGGGCAGTTGGTTTCTTATTTATTTGAGCAAGCTGAAGCAAGCGCTGGACGAGCTAATCGCGAAAATAATACCAGCATAAAAAAAGGCGCAGTATGGTGGCTGCGCCTTCATTCTAATGACAATCACTTAACGACTAATCGGCGGTATAAATTATTTACTTTGCAAACGCCGAGCTTGCTGTGA
- the htpG gene encoding molecular chaperone HtpG, which yields MASKNSVPENDVSEKPASEKLAFQAEVKQLLQLMIHSLYSNKEIVLRELISNASDAADKLRFEALANGALYENDSELKIQIGFDKAKRTLTISDNGIGMSRDEVIANIGTIAKSGTKEFFNALTGDQAKDANLIGQFGVGFYSAFIIADKVTLTTRRAGSTEAVKWTSSGEGDYTLDAVEKASRGTEITLHLRKDEDEFLNDWQLKSIIRKYSDHITLPIVMLKSEWKEGADGADGTKLPGEMVTTDELETINKASALWARSKNDITTDEYNEFYKHVSHDYEAPLGYTHSRVEGKQEYISLLYIPSKAPFDLYDRERRQGIKLYVKRVFIMEDAEKLMPQYLRFVRGVIDSADLPLNVSREILQDSRDVDAIKNGSVKKVLGLLEELAKDKPEDYAKFWTEFGRVLKEGPGEDFANKDRIAGLLRFASTQADTDVQNVSFADYIGRMKPEQEAIYYITADTFAAAQHSPHLEIFRKKGIEVLLMSDKVDEWLLGSLTEFEGKKLQSIAKGDLDLGKLEDESEKEAKAKIEEDAKSLIERIKTSLGDAVKEVRVTHRLTDSPACLVAGEHDVSANLARILKAAGQNAPDSKPVLEVNPAHKLVKRLEAEADEAKFKDLAHLVFDQALLAEGGQLNDPASFVRRMNSLLV from the coding sequence ATGGCTTCAAAGAACTCAGTTCCAGAGAATGACGTTTCGGAAAAACCAGCATCAGAAAAATTAGCCTTTCAGGCCGAAGTAAAACAATTATTGCAATTGATGATTCATTCGCTGTACAGCAACAAAGAGATTGTGCTGCGCGAGTTGATCTCTAATGCATCAGATGCGGCAGATAAGTTGCGATTTGAAGCGCTGGCGAATGGTGCGCTGTATGAAAATGATAGCGAGTTGAAAATTCAGATTGGCTTTGATAAAGCCAAACGCACGCTAACAATTTCAGATAACGGTATCGGGATGAGTCGCGATGAAGTCATCGCCAATATTGGTACGATTGCGAAATCTGGCACAAAAGAATTCTTTAATGCGTTAACTGGCGACCAAGCTAAAGATGCCAATCTAATCGGTCAATTCGGCGTTGGTTTTTATTCTGCGTTTATTATTGCAGATAAAGTGACGTTAACTACTCGCCGCGCTGGCAGTACTGAAGCGGTTAAATGGACAAGTTCTGGTGAAGGCGATTACACGCTGGATGCAGTAGAAAAAGCATCGCGCGGTACAGAAATCACTTTGCATTTGCGTAAAGATGAAGACGAATTTTTAAACGATTGGCAATTAAAATCGATTATCCGCAAATATTCTGACCATATTACTTTGCCGATCGTGATGCTTAAATCGGAATGGAAAGAGGGCGCAGACGGCGCGGATGGTACGAAACTGCCAGGCGAAATGGTGACGACTGATGAGTTGGAAACCATCAATAAAGCTTCTGCACTTTGGGCGCGCAGCAAAAATGATATTACAACAGACGAATATAACGAGTTTTATAAACATGTTTCGCATGATTATGAAGCGCCGCTTGGCTATACGCACAGCCGTGTAGAAGGCAAACAGGAATATATTTCATTGTTATATATTCCGAGCAAAGCGCCATTTGACTTGTATGACCGTGAACGTCGTCAAGGCATTAAATTGTATGTGAAACGCGTATTTATTATGGAAGACGCGGAAAAGCTAATGCCACAGTACTTAAGATTCGTGCGCGGCGTGATTGATTCTGCTGATTTGCCTTTGAACGTATCGCGCGAAATTCTGCAAGATAGCCGCGATGTCGATGCGATTAAAAATGGTTCGGTTAAAAAGGTACTGGGTTTACTAGAAGAGCTAGCAAAAGATAAACCAGAGGATTACGCTAAATTTTGGACAGAATTTGGTCGCGTATTAAAAGAAGGTCCAGGCGAAGATTTTGCCAACAAAGATAGAATCGCTGGTTTATTGAGATTTGCTAGTACGCAAGCAGATACCGATGTGCAAAACGTCTCATTTGCTGACTATATTGGGCGCATGAAGCCTGAGCAAGAAGCGATTTACTATATTACGGCGGATACTTTTGCTGCAGCGCAACACAGCCCACATTTGGAAATCTTCCGCAAAAAAGGTATTGAAGTGTTACTGATGAGTGACAAAGTGGATGAGTGGTTATTGGGCAGCTTAACCGAGTTTGAAGGCAAGAAACTGCAGTCAATCGCTAAAGGTGATTTGGATTTGGGTAAATTGGAAGATGAGTCTGAAAAAGAAGCCAAAGCAAAAATTGAGGAAGATGCGAAAAGTTTGATTGAGCGCATTAAAACTTCATTGGGCGATGCAGTGAAAGAAGTGCGTGTGACGCATCGCTTAACTGATTCACCAGCTTGTTTGGTGGCGGGCGAGCATGATGTTTCAGCTAATCTTGCGCGTATTTTAAAAGCCGCAGGACAAAATGCGCCAGATAGTAAGCCCGTTTTAGAGGTTAACCCTGCGCATAAATTGGTGAAACGTTTAGAGGCTGAAGCCGATGAAGCTAAGTTTAAAGATTTAGCGCATTTGGTTTTTGATCAGGCTTTGCTGGCAGAAGGTGGTCAATTGAACGACCCTGCAAGTTTTGTGCGACGCATGAATAGTTTATTAGTGTGA
- a CDS encoding DUF4197 domain-containing protein — protein sequence MKKILLTTLLTLFVSQANALAVSDLSNDEASSGLKAALMQGADKAVSKLGAADGFFGNKQVKIPLPESMRKAEKAMRMFGMGKQADELVLKMNRAAEAAVPEAKALLVDSVKKMSLADAKSILTGPEDSATQYFKRTTSLPMGEKFLPIVKKATENVQLAQQYNKFAEMGGKYGLVKKEDANLEQYVTQKTLDGVYLMMAQEEAAIRKDPVGQASGLIKKVFGAIGN from the coding sequence ATGAAAAAAATTCTCTTAACAACCTTATTAACCTTGTTTGTTTCACAGGCAAACGCTTTGGCTGTAAGTGATTTAAGTAATGATGAAGCCAGTAGCGGTTTGAAAGCAGCGCTTATGCAAGGCGCAGACAAAGCAGTCAGTAAACTTGGTGCCGCAGATGGTTTTTTTGGTAACAAGCAAGTCAAGATACCGTTACCAGAATCTATGAGAAAAGCCGAAAAAGCTATGCGTATGTTTGGCATGGGTAAACAAGCCGATGAATTGGTACTTAAAATGAATCGTGCTGCTGAAGCCGCTGTGCCAGAAGCTAAAGCACTGCTTGTTGATTCTGTAAAGAAAATGTCTCTGGCTGATGCAAAGTCGATTTTAACTGGCCCAGAAGATTCAGCCACGCAGTACTTTAAAAGAACGACCTCGTTGCCGATGGGAGAAAAGTTTTTACCTATCGTCAAAAAAGCCACTGAAAATGTCCAATTAGCGCAGCAATATAATAAGTTTGCTGAAATGGGCGGTAAATATGGACTGGTTAAAAAAGAGGATGCAAACTTAGAGCAATATGTCACCCAAAAAACACTGGATGGTGTGTATTTAATGATGGCGCAAGAAGAGGCCGCCATCCGTAAAGACCCTGTTGGACAAGCAAGTGGTTTGATTAAGAAAGTATTTGGTGCGATTGGTAATTAA
- the ppx gene encoding exopolyphosphatase has translation MKNDVKNDNIVSNETLLAAVDLGSNSFRLEVGRYENGQIQRVDYLKETVRQGGDLDEERNLKPEAIERGLKCLARFGETLKGFPKHHVRAVATQTLREAKNRDEFLKQAKKALGFDVEVISGVEEARLIYQGVSRLLPQSNEKRLVIDIGGRSTEFILGQHLDAETTDSLRVGSVAWSLKYFADGQLTERNLQRAEIAAESFLDAVAPIYQRNKWDVAYGASGTVGAVAEVLGYAGFDDSKITREGLAWLRSQLIKAKTADRLDLIGLKEDRKAVIGGGLSILIGIFDLLKLDELIVAKGALRHGLLYDMMNEEIDAPEDLCDASIMRLTKRFGVNMQHAKNVAKVALGFFDAISPTLQKTENESGRIQLTKPRQILGWAALSHEIGAAISHSESQKHGAYILDNTELMGFSQSELHRLSLLVLGHCGKLKKLEADFDDEHFISKLLALRLAVIFCHSRNMPVLKNIKLERAGNIFMLSLPSAWQQAFPQTCYLLEEEILAWQKTNWSLVVSTPD, from the coding sequence ATGAAAAATGATGTGAAAAACGATAATATTGTTTCTAATGAAACGCTACTAGCGGCTGTAGATTTGGGTTCTAACAGTTTTAGACTGGAAGTTGGCCGTTATGAGAATGGTCAGATTCAACGTGTCGATTATTTAAAAGAAACCGTGCGCCAAGGTGGCGATTTAGATGAGGAACGCAATTTAAAGCCTGAAGCAATCGAGCGCGGACTGAAATGTCTGGCGCGTTTTGGCGAAACCTTAAAAGGTTTTCCTAAACATCATGTGCGCGCTGTTGCCACACAAACTTTGCGCGAAGCTAAAAATCGCGATGAGTTTTTAAAGCAAGCAAAAAAAGCCTTAGGCTTTGATGTAGAAGTGATTTCTGGTGTAGAAGAAGCGCGTTTGATTTATCAGGGCGTGAGCCGTTTATTGCCGCAATCCAATGAAAAACGCTTGGTGATTGATATTGGTGGCCGCTCGACCGAGTTTATTTTGGGTCAGCATTTAGATGCAGAAACTACCGATTCACTACGCGTTGGGTCTGTCGCATGGTCACTCAAATATTTTGCCGATGGCCAATTAACCGAGAGAAATCTACAACGTGCAGAAATCGCTGCTGAATCATTTTTAGATGCAGTCGCACCGATTTATCAACGCAATAAATGGGATGTCGCTTATGGCGCATCTGGCACGGTGGGCGCAGTGGCAGAAGTGTTAGGTTACGCTGGATTCGATGATAGTAAAATCACGCGGGAAGGCTTGGCGTGGTTGCGCAGCCAACTGATTAAAGCAAAAACCGCAGATAGACTGGATTTGATTGGCTTAAAAGAAGACCGAAAAGCAGTGATTGGCGGCGGTTTAAGCATCTTAATCGGCATATTCGATTTATTGAAATTAGATGAATTAATTGTCGCAAAAGGCGCGCTGCGTCATGGTTTGTTATACGACATGATGAATGAAGAAATCGATGCGCCTGAAGATTTATGCGATGCGTCAATCATGCGCCTGACGAAACGTTTCGGCGTGAATATGCAACATGCAAAAAATGTGGCTAAAGTCGCACTCGGGTTTTTTGATGCCATATCGCCCACCTTGCAAAAAACTGAAAATGAATCCGGCAGAATACAACTCACCAAACCAAGGCAGATATTAGGTTGGGCGGCTTTAAGCCACGAAATTGGCGCAGCTATTTCGCATAGTGAATCACAAAAACATGGCGCGTATATTTTAGATAATACGGAGTTGATGGGATTCTCACAAAGTGAACTGCATCGTCTAAGCTTGCTGGTTTTAGGTCATTGCGGCAAGCTGAAGAAATTAGAAGCGGATTTTGATGACGAGCATTTTATTAGCAAATTATTGGCGTTAAGATTGGCCGTCATTTTCTGCCACTCACGCAATATGCCTGTGCTTAAAAATATCAAGCTAGAACGCGCTGGCAATATCTTTATGTTGAGCCTGCCAAGCGCATGGCAACAAGCCTTTCCGCAAACGTGTTATTTATTGGAAGAAGAAATTTTGGCCTGGCAAAAAACCAACTGGAGCTTGGTGGTCTCTACGCCAGATTAG